One Ooceraea biroi isolate clonal line C1 chromosome 6, Obir_v5.4, whole genome shotgun sequence genomic window carries:
- the LOC105276676 gene encoding uncharacterized protein LOC105276676, translating into MLALITAILGFSVTYVATEESKQMYSSSTFICADGNIVSLANICDGTPHCPDSSDEVGILCRHVVCPTYMYRCSYGACVNRAMRCDGLIDCVDASDEIACDQNPDDLCSDKEFQCSTIHRQCIPFTQMCNGYKDCADGSDENATMCRDYTCPEYAFRCSYGGCIHQEVVCDGIKDCIDGTDEDVNLCAAINCEGEKCSRYKCRDDEFACKNRGQCLPVAKTCDGTRHCVDASDENAEMCKARECPENWFRCAYGGCIRPELKCNYQLNCYDWSDEDESLCGITLPEGACRLPAAKVDTHYSVSGCLGCRPGEVVPELTRLDYTCDFGSSLQGSSRIYCQSNQWLPSVPTCTLGNQSQEITCPPITGAYGAIKRCEAMWGPHKGWLSCDRALPVAAALIVKGWRVEKEETLPWQATLFSHEDGGWRFFCGGTLIAERVVLTAGHCVWKTLADTVRVALGILSSDLKKAGENVQVYDVESIELQSAYQDHENNYGSDIALLILKKAVTINSIVRPVCVPWRSDAALVESQKTGGLGLVAGMGLTENDTFSSVLRLTTMKIVSDDECRENQNRDFWKYLTYTTFCAGWANGTGVCNGDSGGGLVLQRPNSSIWEIHGVVSVSPRKLGTSTCDPNFYTVFTKAFQVRASKNGMRVSPGLNVTTCVIYCFKRPSLLRAIIPIEINGKIFDYHVICTLATEGISIEPKLIDFGTIDIGYSSGLKIVTIRNEGGKSTRIKSVPNIRVPIKIIVIVPRLVVYHPNSTGDFTLIDFPPTIEHTNRYDTFVLRNLSSRVSSYVVLGELDNEVKCIRDIDRKCYPVYSAFEIHPHEGRMNPFQGIIFEVKFSPTTTLSQQEREQKRRMWIERGDGYQNWTNRDFMAFIRILRVHCTESEDIIKTTVETSSLSTTCVSNIDLGIRDVIRLCLYGEVHEARLQIEPNILYFGDLIVGQISERVLRLTNPSAVASIYLEYMPNANARCCPNRMKLKPKSSIEVLITVHGKESIEASFKLVFDIKADSYNSCVPKRCLEKIKVGSYSVECTVNIIFKSKRELLSNLMILQPESTMTRLIEYFADEVGKFNGYIDYVINDNHSFELSITADVVHKQLHIDKREIELGKEWSSKETTYRPMISVVRITNKLSAKTYFRWEIPASSGFYIEPMSGSVRDNSTLHVYVHYEADNAKTNYAQAVLRCESGSYASLQLSAPRFAPRVEFVNDNANLGEIPLNLPTKVIAVLQNFEFNEVVYEVDSGSLIRGCDVNPLRGKISSRGIALLEVHLTLDACCRFSTAIAVTVQRNLRLLFRITGNVSFPRLKILPQRIDMKRIGTDAVQIRRITVTNIGTTMLKLQFFLEEYPEFRISLSNCNNFDIDAEGVTIAPGESQNLYLHFQPIDLASYAFYLPMVINRLLGPASMLNPKSIRPLEFLKSREMRYAHLPNFVITPLPDKLPTIAIDCTVANSVVFFSKLLFLFNTTTNKINSIWQPFVSDRIVAEWATQGKCVCSNQRSGTCPFSITVSIPSRNAQLWKCVAEMFRKTLNVKERLFWSKYSDTYIELRLIRWLMGDDADSAAMEFAHIFNTTVTYKVTSSSKSSTLVLSDSFTIQGKI; encoded by the exons ATGCTCGCTCTGATCACAGCGATTTTAG GATTTAGTGTGACATACGTTGCCACGGAAGAAAGTAAGCAAATGTACTCATCCTCGACGTTTATTTGCGCGGACGGTAATATAGTGTCGTTGGCGAACATCTGCGATGGGACTCCTCATTGTCCAGACTCCTCTGATGAAGTCGGAATTCTATGTCGTCACGTGGT ATGTCCCACGTACATGTACAGATGCAGTTATGGTGCTTGCGTGAATCGCGCAATGCGATGTGATGGTCTGATAGACTGTGTAGATGCTAGCGATGAAATCGCTTGCGATCAAAATCCCGATGACTTATGTTCTGACAAGGAATTTCAATGCTCCACTATTCATCGACAATGCATACCTTTCACTCAGATGTGCAATG GCTACAAGGATTGCGCGGATGGAAGTGATGAAAATGCGACGATGTGCCGCGATTATACATGTCCCGAGTATGCGTTCCGTTGCTCGTACGGGGGTTGCATTCACCAGGAAGTAGTTTGCGATGGCATAAAGGATTGTATCGATGGTACTGACGAAGATGTGAACTTGTGCGCGGCCATCAATTGCGAAGGTGAAAAATGCTCACGATATAAATGCCG GGATGACGAATTTGCATGTAAAAATAGAGGACAGTGCCTACCAGTGGCTAAAACATGCGACGGCACTCGACACTGTGTAGACGCATCTGATGAAAATGCAGAAATGTGTAAAGCACGTGA ATGTCCTGAAAATTGGTTTCGTTGTGCTTACGGCGGATGCATCCGGCCGGAATTGAAATGTAATTATCAACTCAATTGTTACGACTGGAGCGATGAAGACGAATCTCTGTGCGGGATAACGCTGCCCGAAGGTGCCTGTCGACTACCCGCTGCAAAAGTAGATACACATTATAGCGTGAGCGGATGTTTAGGATGTCGACCGGGCGAAGTTGTTCCTGAACTCACGCGACTGGATTATACTTGCGACTTTGGAAGTTCCTTGCAAGGTTCTAGTAGAATTTATTGCCAGAGTAACCAGTGGCTACCCAGTGTTCCGACTTGTACTCtag GAAACCAATCGCAAGAAATAACATGCCCACCGATAACTGGAGCGTATGGAGCGATTAAACGATGCGAAGCAATGTGGGGCCCTCACAAGGGGTGGTTATCGTGCGACCGAGCCCTTCCAGTCG CGGCGGCGTTGATCGTGAAAGGGTGGCGCGTCGAGAAGGAAGAGACATTGCCGTGGCAAGCCACCCTATTCTCGCATGAGGATGGCGGATGGAGATTTTTTTGTGGCGGGACGTTGATAGCGGAACGCGTCGTGTTGACTGCCGGTCACTGCGTTTGGAAGACCTTGGCGGACACCGTGCGTGTTGCTCTCGGGATTCTCTCAAGTGACTTGAAAAAAGCGGGAGAAAATGTGCAGGTGTATGACGTAGAAAGTATCGAACTGCAGAGCGCATATCAAGATCACGAGAACAACTACGGTTCAGACATCGCGTTGCTAATTTTGAAGAAAGCTGTCACCATCAACTCTATCGTCAGACCTGTTTGCGTTCCCTGGCGTTCTGACGCTGCATTGGTGGAATCTCAGAAAACCGGCGGGCTTGGCTTGGTTGCTG GGATGGGTCTAACGGAAAACGATACGTTTAGTTCAGTCTTAAGATTGACTACAATGAAAATCGTTTCCGATGATGAATGCCGTGAGAATCAGAATAGAGATTTTTGGAAGTACTTAACTTACACAACCTTCTGCGCCGGATGGGCTAACGGAACTGGGGTGTGTAACGGCGACAGTGGTGGAGGATTGGTGCTGCAACGACCGAATTCCAGCATTTGGGAAATTCATGGGGTCGTCTCCGTAAGTCCACGTAAATTGGGTACCAGCACGTGCGATCCCAACTTTTATACTGTTTTTACGAag GCTTTTCAAGTAAGAGCTTCAAAAAATGGCATGCGAGTAAGTCCTGGATTAAATGTAACAACATGCGTAATTTACTGTTTCAAAAGACCATCTTTATTACGTGCAATTATTCCGATCGAAATCAACGGAAAGATCTTTGACTATCATGTAATATGTACACTTGCCACCGAAGGTATTAGTATCGAACCGAAATTAATAGATTTTGGTACTATCGACATCGGGTATTCATCTGGTTTAAAAATAGTAACAATCCGCAACGAAGGAGGCAAAAGTACTAG GATCAAATCCGTTCCAAACATACGCGttccgataaaaataatcgtcATTGTACCACGATTGGTAGTTTATCACCCGAATTCGACCGGCGACTTCACCCTCATCGATTTCCCACCTACGATAGAACATACTAATAGATACGATACCTTCGTCCTGAGAAATTTATCGTCCCGAGTGTCTAGTTACGTTGTGCTTGGCGAACTTGATAACGAAGTCAAATGCATTCGG GATATCGATCGCAAATGCTATCCGGTTTACAGCGCCTTTGAAATTCACCCACATGAAGGGCGAATGAATCCATTTCAAGGTATCATCTTTGAAGTGAA ATTTTCACCAACGACTACATTGTCGCAACAAGAACGTGAACAGAAACGACGAATGTGGATAGAACGTGGAGATGGATATCAAAATTGGACGAACAGAGATTTTATGGCATTTATCAGAATACTCAGAGTGCATTGCACAGAATCGGAAGATATTATCA AAACAACGGTAGAGACTTCGTCTTTGTCAACAACCTGCGTATCGAATATTGATTTGGGAATACGCGACGTAATAAGACTCTGTCTTTATGGCGAAGTGCATGAAGCACGATTGCAAATTGAACCCAATATTCTCTACTTTGGTGATTTAATTGTCGGGCAAATATCAGAACGGGTACTTCGCCTGACAAATCCTTCTGCTGTTGCGTCGATATATTTGGAATATATGCCAAATGCAAATGCCCGTTGTTGTCCAAACCGGATGAAACTTAAGCCAAAATCATCGATTGAAGTTCTTATTACAGTTCACGGCAAAGAGAgca TTGAAGCTTCATTCAAGCTGGTCTTCGATATCAAAGCAGACTCTTATAACTCCTGTGTGCCGAAACGATGTCTCGAGAAGATAAAAGTTGGAAGTTACTCCGTGGAATGCACggtgaatattattttcaagtcTAAGAGAGAACTTTTAA GTAATTTGATGATCCTACAGCCAGAATCAACGATGACGAGACTCATCGAATATTTTGCGGACGAGGTTGGAAAATtcaacggatacatcgattaCGTGATTAATGATAATCACTCTTTCGAGCTCAGCATCACTGCCGATGTCGTCCACAAGCAGCTGCACATTGATAAAAGAGAGATCGAGCTTGGAAAAGAATGGTCGAGCAAGGAAACCACCTACCGGCCAATGATCTCTGTCGTTCggattacaaataaattgagcgcaaaaacatatttcag ATGGGAGATACCGGCATCGTCTGGATTCTACATAGAACCAATGTCGGGTTCAGTTCGCGATAATTCCACTTTACATGTTTACGTGCATTACGAAGCTGATAACGCTAAAACCAACTACGCACAAGCAGTGCTGAGATGCGAAAGCGGAAGTTACGCGTCTTTGCAACTTAGCGCACCGAGATTCGCACCGAGAGTCGAATTCGTGAATGATAATGCGAATCTTGGAGAAATACCGCTAAATTTACCGACCAAAGTAATCGCCGTTCTTCAGAATTTCGAATTTAATGAGGTGGTGTACGAGGTAGATAGCGGATCATTGATCCGTGGCTGCGACGTTAATCCACTGCGAGGAAAAATATCGTCGCGCGGTATTGCACTGCTCGAG gtGCATCTTACATTGGACGCTTGTTGTCGCTTTTCTACTGCAATTGCTGTTACGGTTCAACGGAATTTACGGTTACTATTCAGGATAACCGGCAATGTATCATTCCCGCGATTGAAAATTCTGCCGCAACGAATAGACATGAAACGCATCGGCACTGATGCCGTTCAGATCCGTCGGATAACAGTAACAAATATTGGGACAACGATGTTAAAACTGCAATTTTTCTTAGAAGAGTATCCTGAATTTCGCATCTCTCTATCAAACTGCAACAATTTCGATATAG atgcgGAAGGCGTGACCATCGCTCCTGGTGAGAGCCAAAATCTCTACCTACATTTTCAACCAATTGATTTGGCCAGCTACGCCTTCTATTTGCCGATGGTGATAAATCGGTTACTTGGTCCGGCATCGATGCTGAATCCTAAAAGCATTAGACCCCTCGAATTTCTGAAATCACGCGAAATGCGTTATGCACATTTACCAAATTTTGTCATAACACCATTGCCCGATAAACTACCCACGATCGCCATCGATTGTACCGTTGCCAATAGTGTTGTCTTCTTCAGCAAGCTCCTGTTTCTATTCAATACTACGACTAACAAG
- the LOC105276678 gene encoding transferrin, whose protein sequence is MRNIVWVILLVACATHTFAHVDRIYRLCAPFDTISEDTCYALQKGENEVICSRVEDSAECAIRLASGDADFGIFTAEELLLAYKFYPTIRPIFQLRHRDKQQESFEFETVAVIPADLTQISVPPHERLQNLRNSGFCHPGFSKSQWWNDYILKYFERSVNRIQCQENVTLIENEVRSLRNFFGKACRPGDWAAEKSVDTELKRKYPQLCALCDDPTTCSYKNELNHGHLGALECLARGSGKVAYVALSYVQQYLGRNESFQFLCKDGSVMPLSTINPCTWVRQPWSVIAAKKEIAETTPLKTKLSEWLRPPVRDDWKIALNSIIQEDKQMFNITENMSMVTYLSTGRDVDLTATESCGRTIRWCTISDMETTKCNWVARATLALGVAPKISCVQAESTFQCFRDIADDRVDVITIDSNYGYLARTVYGLSTILYSETEMDRNSVIIAVVPEPNDDNYPVKNFQDLKNRKVCFPEYGGIGWLSFVNTVRTRGLISDSCDYPKSISKFLSGACTPGIKDIDHSRTRATTDISTKLCSACPNESNTSCAANETNHYYGDKGAMQCISDGKGDLAIVEAGNIIDGTIDPNMFRILCKNGSLARNTGFKYDEFCALSVTIDSEVVGRKNDTSFKTDIVLALLKMEDWLGYRVNTRRPIHIYGKFNGTLDLLFKDTSSGLVSTSSQKKSIIAYKELFSHVEECSNGSLIATANFIFVVLIALYHLLPVH, encoded by the exons ATGAGGAATATCGTCTGGGTGATCCTGCTCGTCGCCTGCGCGACACACACGTTTGCACACGTCGATCGGATAT ACAGATTATGTGCTCCCTTCGATACGATAAGCGAAGATACATGCTACGCTCTACAAAAAGGTGAAAACGAAGTAATATGTTCTCGCGTAGAGGACAGCGCCGAGTGCGCTATTCGCTTGGCCAGTGGTGATGCTGATTTTGGTATTTTCACTGCGGAAGAATTATTGTTGGCATACAAATTCTATCCAACTATCAGACCCATTTTTCAATTAAGGCATAGAGACAAGCAGCAAG AGAGCTTCGAATTCGAAACGGTAGCAGTGATTCCCGCAGATTTAACACAAATATCTGTTCCTCCCCATGAACGCCTTCAAAACTTGAGAAACAGTGGTTTTTGCCATCCTGGTTTTAGTAAATCTCAATGGTGGAATGATTACATTCTCAAGTATTTCGAAAGATCGGTGAATCGTATACAATGCCAAGAAAATGTGACTCTCATTGAAAATGAGGTCAGAAGTCTTAGAAATTTCTTTGGAAAGGCTTGCCGACCAGGTGACTGGGCTGCTGAAAAATCCGTTGATACAGAACTAA aaagaaaatatccgCAACTGTGTGCTCTTTGCGACGACCCAACAACTTGTAGTTACAAAAATGAATTGAATCACGGTCATCTCGGAGCACTGGAGTGTTTAGCTCGTGGTAGTGGCAAAGTAGCATATGTAGCGCTCAGTTACGTTCAGCAATATCTCGgg AGGAACGAGTCGtttcaatttttatgtaaagaCGGTAGTGTTATGCCTTTATCCACTATTAATCCCTGCACGTGGGTTAGACAACCATGGAGCGTCATCGCAGCAAAAAA AGAGATTGCAGAAACGACGCCTCTTAAAACGAAATTATCAGAATGGCTAAGACCGCCGGTGCGAGACGATTGGAAAATTGCTCTAAACAGTATTATACAGGAGGATAAACAGATGTTCAATATCACGGAGAATATGTCTATGGTCACGTATCTGAGTACAGGGAGAGACGTCGATCTCACAGCCACTGAGAGCTGCGGCAGAACTATCCGTTGGTGCACGATCAGCGATATGGAGACCACCAAGTGTAACTGGGTGGCCAGAGCAACGTTGGCCCTTGGGGTGGCACCAAAAATTTCCTGTGTCCAGGCAGAGTCCACGTTTCAATGTTTCCGCGATATAGCTGACGATCGAGTGGACGTAATTACTATTGATTCCAACTATGGTTATCTGGCACGAAC GGTTTATGGCCTATCAACAATTCTATACAGCGAAACTGAAATGGATAGAAATAGCGTGATAATTGCGGTGGTGCCCGAACCCAATGACGATAATTATCCCGTAAAGAACTTCCAGGACTTAAAGAATCGAAAAGTATGTTTCCCCGAATACGGCGGAATCGGATGGTTGAGCTTCGTCAACACTGTGAGAACGAGAGGCCTCATTTCTGATTCTTGCGATTATCCCAAGTCAATATCTAAATTTTTGTCTGGCGCCTGCACTCCCGGAATAAAAGATATCGATcactcgcgcactcgcgctACCACAGATATTTCGACCAAGCTTTGCTCGGCTTGCCCGAATGAAAGTAATACATCTTGCGCAGCAAACGAAACGAACCACTATTATGGTGACAAAGGTGCCATGCAATGCATCAGCGACGGAAAAGGCGATTTAGCGATCGTCGAAGCAGGAAATATCAttg ACGGCACTATTGATCCGAATATGTTCCGTATCTtatgtaaaaatggaagtttGGCCAGAAATACAGGATTTAAATATGACGAATTTTGCGCATTGTCAGTAACGATCGATAGCGag GTTGTTGGTCGCAAAAACGACACGAGTTTCAAAACGGATATCGTCTTGGCCTTGTTAAAGATGGAAGATTGGCTCGGATATCGCGTAAATACTCGGAGACCAATTCATATTTACGGGAAATTCAATGGAACGTTAGATCTTCTCTTTAAAGATACATCATCGGGCTTGGTTTCTACATCATCGcaaaaaaaatcaataatagCATATAAAGAACTTTTTAGTCATGTAGAGGAATGCTCGAACGGGTCTTTAATAGCTACCGCTAATTTTATCTTTGTAGTCTTAATCGCGCTTTACCATCTTCTTCCCGTACACTAA